The segment GTGCAGAATTTATCACAACCGTACATGATGTTGACCCAAGCCTTCAGCCCGTCTTCACGTACCTTGGGCAGGTTCTCCACAATGTCGCCTTCCTTGGACCAAACCTCCACCACCATCTCTTTGCTCATCAGCGCTTCCCGGAGCAGATGGGGGAGGCGGTGAATATTGTGGGTACCGAAAATCAGGTCCACATGCTGATGCTTTTGCAGGATCCGGTTGACAACAGACTCCTCCTGGGACATGCAGCCGCACATTCCCAACACCAGCTCCGGCTTTTCCGTCTTCAGCGTCTTCAGCCGTCCAATCTCTCCAAACACCTTGTCCTCCGCGTTTTCCCGGATGGCACAGGTGTTGATCAGGATCACCGCCGCCTCTTCCTCCACTTCCGTCGGACGGTAACCCATCAATTCCAGGATGCCGGCGATCGTCTCGGAATCATGGACATTCATCTGACAACCGTAAGTTTTGATCAAGTACTTCTTTCCTTTACCGATTCCCCTCATTTCGTCGGGAATCTGATCAAACTCCAACACGGAGATATCTTCTTTTCCCCGTTTCTTGGCCGCCTTCAGATCCGGCGGCGTAAAATACCGACGCATCTCTTCGTTCATATCATTTCCCTCCAATATGGAAACCCCTTCTCTCGGGAATGGGGAGTGAATGCAGTCTCTATCATTTGGTTTACATGAAAAATTGCCGGCCAAAGCTGGATTTCACAGGAGCAACCGGTCATTCCAGTTTCCAACAAGGGAGAGGCCGTATGGCCATCTGAAAAAGCCTCACAGGGCGGGTAGGACGTCTCTGCATCCCGGCGCGGATGTGAAACCCCATCCCGATCGACTCCGCCGACACTGATCTCACAAAGTCACCGGCAGTGCTCCCCGGTCTCGCTATGCACTCACCAGCACAAGTCTCGCCTTGGGTCGCTGTCGCTCCCCGGTCTCGCTATGACACGTGGCTTTGGGAGGGTGGGAAGCGGACGTACCTCTTCTGTCAATTATATCGAAGGTGGAGTCCGCCTTCAATGAGAGGAACCCCCTTCCAGTCGGTTCCCCGCTTTAGGGTGTGTCTGATAAATCTCTGGGCCGAGCCGGTCGGGATGGGGTTTCACATGTCGTTTTCGTTATTCTGACGATCCAAAATCACTCCATGCGAAACCCCACCCTCCCTCTGTTACTCTTACAACGTCTCACATTCCACGGAAATTCGAATTACCAGACACGCTTTACCGGAGAATCTTTTTGGGATTTGTGTTTGTATTGCAAACTTGTTTACTATATTTTTCGTTAAAAAAGCAGCCGGTGGTTTCCGGCTGCTCTCCTTCTCAGATGATCCCCAATTTTTTGCCGGCACGCTCAAAGGCTGTCAGCGCCTGCTCCAGATCCTCCTTGGAGTGACCCGCTGTAACGATGGTGCGGACACGGGCCTGACCCTTGGCCACCGTGGGAAAGACGATTCCCTGGGCGTAAACCCCTTCTTGCAGCAAGGTGTCGGAGAACTTCATCGCCAGTGCATCATCTCCCACCATCACCGGTGTGATCGGTGTTTCGCTCTTGCCGGTGTCAAACCCGAGCCGGGTCAAACCTTCCTTGAAAAAGCGGGTGTTTTCCCAAAGACGGTCCACCAATTGCGGCTCATCGAGCAACACATCGATGGCGGCGGAGCATGCAGCGGTCACTGCCGGCGGATGGGAGGTGCTGAACAGGAAGGGACGTGCCCGGTGGATCAGATAATCCCGCAAAACAGAGGGACCTGCAACATATCCCCCCAAAACGCCGACCGCCTTGGAGAGTGTTCCCACCTGAATGTGGACCCGGCCGTTCAGGTCGAAATGATCCACCGTCCCCCGGCCGTTTCTCCCCATCACACCGCTGGCATGTGCGTCGTCCACCATCACCAACGCCCCGTATTTTTCACACAGTTCCACGATTTCGGGCAGCGGCGCCACATCCCCGTCCATGCTGAACACCCCATCGGTCACCACCAGACGGGTGCGGGCCGTCTGCGTCTCTTTCAACGCTTTTTCCAGATCCTCCAGGTCCGCGTGGCGATAAATGCGACGGGCTGCCTTGGTGAGGCGGATTCCGTCGATGATGCTGGCGTGGTTGAGAGCATCGCTGATCACCACATCCTGCTCCGACAAAATCGACGACAGGACGCCGACGTTGGCCGTAAAACCGGATTGGAAGACCAAGGCCGCCTCGGTGTGTTTGAAGCGGGCCAGCTTCGCTTCAAACTCCTCATGCATGGAGAAGGTACCCGCAATCGTCCGGACGGACCCGGTTCCCGCACCATACCCCTCCACCGCTTCCAAGGCGGCCCGTTTCAGACGGGGGTGAGTGGTCAGACCCAGATAGTTGTTGGAGGAGAGTTGAATCACTTCACGTCCGTTGATCCTGACTTTGGAGCCCTGTTCCGATTCCACTTCCGTCAAAGGCCGGTAAGTCCCCCGGTCTTTCCACTCCTGAATCTCTTTCTCCAGATATTCAAAGCCCTTCATGTATTTCCCTCCCAAAAGTCCTGTTCATGGTTTCAAGGATACAGAACCACTTTGCCGGAGTGCCCGCTCATCATCTGCTCAAAACCTTTCTCAAACTCTTCCAGGGAGAAGCGGTGGGTGATCATCGGTTCCAGATCCACCTGTCCCGATTCCAGGAAAGCGGCGGTTTGCTGCCAGGTCTCATACATCCGGCGCCCCACGATCCCATGGACCTGGATGCCCTTCATCACAATCTCATTGCTCACATCCAGCTCCACCGGCCCGGTGGGAAGGCCCAGCATCGAGATCCGGCCGCCGGCTGTCAACATGGAAAAACCTTGTCGAATGGCAGTGGCATTTCCCGACATCTCCAGCACCACATCGACTCCCCGACCCTCCGTCCATTTCTCCGTCTCCCGGACAGGATCCTGCTTTCCGGAGTGGATCTGCACATCCGCCCCCATCTTCCGGGCCAGATCGAGCCGATACTCGTTGAGATCCAAGGCGATGACCCGGGAGGCACCCGCCGCTTTGGCCACCGCCACCGCCATCACCCCGATGGGGCCACAGCCGATGACTGCAACGGACTTTCCGGCGATGGGACCGGACAGAGCCGTGTGAACGGCGTTTCCCATCGGTTCCATCGCCGATGCCACCTCCGGCGGCAACTCTTTTTTGTTTTTCCACAGGTTATCCGCGGGCATTACCGCGTATTCGGCAAAACATCCCGTGCGGTGCACTCCGATGATCTCCGTGTTGGCGCAGACATGGGCTTCCCCCCGCCGACACTGAGGACAATGACCGCATACGATGTGGGTTTCCGCGGAGACGTGATCACCGACGGACAAATGTTTCACCCCGGCCCCCACTTCCACCACTTCCCCGGAAAATTCATGGCCGAACACCATCGGCGGCTTCACCCGGGCAGAGGCCCAATCATCCCAACGGTATATATGAACATCCGTTCCGCAAATCGTTGTTGCCCGAACCTTGATCAACACCTCGTCCGGTCCGGGCACTGGGATGGGAACTTCCCGCAGTTCCGCACCAAAACCGGCATGGTGTTTCACCAGCGCGCGCATACTTCCACTCACAGCGGACACCTCATTTCACCTGAAATCCGAACACTCCTTGATACAACTACATTATAACACGATTTTTCCAACATCGGAATTGTCCTTTTACAACGGACACCCTCAGCATCTTTGCCTGTTTGTGCGGAAAATTTGACAAAAACGGTTGACTGAAGATACGATCTCGTTAGACAAAACCTGTCGATTTTTGTCCAAAGAATTGCCAGAAGGAGGTCGGTGGAGTGTTCGGAAAGTTGCTGACCCGGGCCCGTTCGCTGTTTAAATCTTCCCCGTCCCCTGCACCGGAGCCGGTGGAACCTTCCCAGAAGTCCAACCCGTCCACGACTGTGGCTGTGAACTCCACAGCCCCTGAACCGCCCGTTGAACCGTCTGAGGAAACAGAAAGGGAAACCGACGGGACAAAGGAAAAAACCCTCCGGTACGAGGAGGGGGATTTCACCTTCACCATGCCCTTGGAAGAAGAAGAGCGTCTCGTCCTCCAGGAGGCCAGAAAAAAATATGAAGAGGCGAAACTTCAAATGAAGGACGACGACTCCCCCTGGGAAATGAACCAGCTGAAACACCTGAAAGCGATGCAGTATTGGTGCTTGCAAATTTATTACCGTGACCGGGCCCAACATTTCTACAAGCGACGTGAGGAAGATCCGGAAGCCCTGGAGATGGCCGTCCGATATTGTGAAAAACAGATCGCATACGCTCCCATGGCGATCCGCGCCAACCGGATGAACCCCCAAACCAAGGGACTTCCGCAACATTACGGATACAAACAACTCGCCATCATCCATGAAAAACAAGGCCGTTTCAATGATGCGATCGGCTTGTGCAAACAAGCCCTGGAGGAAGGCTGGAAAGGGGATTGGGAAACCCGGATCCGGCGGCTTCAGCAAAAAAGGGACCGGGCTTCATCCGGAAACTAAAAGACAGCCGCCTTTGTGCGGCTGTCTTTTATGATGTTCCCACCCGATCTTCCAACTCACGAATCCGGGCATCCCAGTCCCCTTCCCAGCCTTGTTTTTTCGCCTTTCGGGCCAGACGGAGTGCTTCATGCCACTCCCCCACCTCTTCATACAGGGAGATCAGCGTCTCATACCCGGGATGTTCGGGAAGATTGAAATTGTACGGATCCATGCGATAAGCCCGCACCGCCACAGGGGCATACTCGATCTGCCGTTCACAGAAACGGATGGTGCGGTGGAGCGCCACCGGGTCCTCGTTTCTCCGCTGGTAGTAATGTTGAATCCTTTCGGTGAAATAATCATGCAGGGTCAGATACTTCTTGGACTCCCATTGGTGGTGAATCCGGGGGTCGGAATGAACCAGTTTCACTTCTTTCAACTTCCTTCTGGCCCGTTCATACAGGCGGGCTTCTTCAGCGGAGATCAGCATCCGAAAATCCATATCCCCTTCCCGAAAACGGAATTCCGCCTCATAATCCTCCTCGTAGGCTTTGTCCCGCTCCCGGCGTGCCCGTTCTTCCCGGTATTCCTCCCATGCCTTCTGGACCCCGACTTTCCCTTTCTCAAACCCCTTTTCCAGAAACCGCCTGGTCTTCTCAATCATCATCTTCCGCTTCTCTTCATCATTGAACAGGCCCAGCATCGGTTGAACCTCCCGTTCGGACTGATCCTTTTGACCCTTTATTATATCATGACGAACGGGAAAGATTACAGTTCCACCACCATTCCCGGCTGTGCCAACAGGAGCTCCCCGTCGTAAGAGTCGGCCGCTTCCCGGCGCAGGGATTCCAGCGGGATTTCCGGATAGAGGTGAGTCAACAGCAGCCGACGGGCTCCGATTTCCCGGGCCGCCTGACCGGCCTGACGTACAGAGTGGTGGCCGACGGGGAGATCCGGAGTATCCCGATGGAGATAGCTCCCTTCGCAAACAAAGAGATCCGGCTCCCGGCACATGGAAATCCACCGGGTTCCGGGGCCGGCATCAGCACCGTAGAGGAGCACCCGCTCTCCGGAACGGATGACCATGGCGTAACAGGGGATCCCATGCTCTGTCCGATGCAAGGTAATGCTCCACCCATCAAAGGAATAACTCTCTCCTTCCCGGATCGGGTGATGGCGGACCACTTGTGAATAGTTCAGCTTATCCGCCCAGGAAGCCGGTTGCGAGGGAGCGTACACCGTCAGGGGTTCCTTCCTCTTTCCCTGTCGGAAGGCGATCAGCATCGCATACTGCAGCACAAAGAAATCCGCGATATGGTCGTGATGCAGATGGGAGAGCCAGACAGCGTCCAACTCGTGGAACGCGAGATGATGCCCCAACCGGGAGAGAACTCCACTCCCGCAATCCACCAGGACCTTTTTTCCCTGCACCTCCAGCAGGTAACCCGGAGTCCCTCCTCCGGGACCGGGAAACGGACTTTGGCAGCCGAGTACAGTCCATTTCATCGGAACTCACCTCCTTTTTGAATGAAAGGCCGCTTTCCCATGGGAAAGCGGCCTTTCACAAGTGTCACGAAAACTCCGCGACCAACTGGTCAAACTTTTCCCGTTCCAGCCTCAGATCTTGTTTGGCAAGTCCGGACTCCCGGAATCCCGGAATCAGCTCTTCATAGCTTGGCCGTTCCTTGTTCTGATAGATCAAACCCGTCACGAGCCCCTCTGTCTCCATCAGCTTCTGCATGGCCATCATCCGGTTGGAAGGGTCATAGCTCTCCTCCTGATCCAGATTGACCAAATGTTCCTTGAACCAGTCATAGGTGTTGATTTTATTGTAAGTGACACAGGGACTGTAAACATTGATCAGAGAGAACCCCTTGTGTTTCAGCCCCTCTTCGATCAGTCGGGTCAACTGTTTCAAATCGCTGGAGAAACCCTGGGCCACAAACCCCGCTCCCGCGGAAATTGCCATCTCCAAGGGGGCAAGGGCGGATTCGATGGAACCTTTGGGGGTGCTGTTGGTTTTAAAGCCCATTTCACTCCGGGGGGAAGTCTGCCCCTTGGTCAGCCCGTAGACCTGATTATCCATGACGATGTAGGTGATGTCCACATTTCGCCGGATGGCATGAATCGTATGATTCATTCCGATGGCAAACCCGTCGCCGTCCCCTCCGGCCGCCACCACCGTCAGATCGCGATTGGCCAGTTTCAACCCCTGGGCGATCGGCAGTGCCCGTCCGTGGATTCCATGAAAGCCGTACGCGTTCATGTAACCGGAAATCCGGCCGGAGCAACCGATCCCGGAGACGAGAACCACATCTTCCGGTTCCAGTCCCTGACTGGCAAAAGCCCGCTGCATCGCGGCCAGCACGGAGAAATCGCCACAACCCGGACACCAGTTGGGCTTTACCTTATTGCGGAAATCCTTAAACGTGGCCATGGACCAACATCTCCTTACATTGATTGTAGATTTCCGAAGGAAGGAAGGGATTTCCGTCATATTTGAGAATATGGGAAATCTTTTCGCCCATCCCCACATGAAGCTTGATCAGATTGGCAAGCTGCCCGGTGGCATTATTCTCCACCACCACCACCTTTTTTGCCCGATCCACCAGGGGTTTGACCTGATCCGTCGGGAAGGGAAGCAATTGGCGGATGTGCAGATGGTTGACTTTGACCCCGTTCTCCTCCAACCGCTCCATCCCTTCCTGGATCACGCCGCGGGTGGAGTTGATGCCCACGATCAACAGATCCGGCTCAGCATGCCTGGCGTGGATATGCACCGGATCCTGGAACTCAATTCCCTGACCCAGCTTTCGCAATCTCTTCTCCATCATCTTTTTCCTGTTCAGTGCTTGCTCCGATGGGCGACCGGTTTCATCATGCTCCACCCCGGTGACGTGATGAAGACCATTTTTCACTCCGGGCAACACCCGCGGGGAAACCCCTTCTTCCGTCACTTCATACCGCTTGAACAGCTCAGAGTTCTCCAGTTCCTTCAACCCTTCCCCATCGGTCACCAGTTTCCCGCGATCGATGTGGATCCGGTTGTAATCGAGGGGTTCCACGGTCTGCTTGCCGAGGGAAAGGGCCAAATCGGAGAGGAGGATCACCGGGCACTGATATCGATCCGCCAGATTGAAAGCCTGAATCGTATCATAGAAGCATTCCTCCACCGTGCTGGGAGCGATCACAATTTTGGGAATTTCCCCATGGGTGCTGTAAATCATGGCGTTGATATCGCTCTGTTCCTGTTTGGTGGGAAGCCCTGTGCTGGGCCCGCCCCGTTGGGTATCCACAATCACGGCGGGGGTTTCGGTCATTCCGGAAAGACCGATCGCCTCGGTCATCAGCGACAGTCCCGGGCCGGCGGATGCCGTTAAAGCGCGGACACCGCCAAAGTTGGCACCGATCACCATGGAAATCGCCGCAATTTCGTCCTCGGTCTGCACCACGGTGCCCCCGAATTCAGGCAATCGCTTAATTAAGTATTCCATAATTTCCGACGATGGCGTAATCGGATAGGCGGCCATCAGTCGGGCTCCCGCAGCAATC is part of the Kroppenstedtia eburnea genome and harbors:
- the tdh gene encoding L-threonine 3-dehydrogenase produces the protein MSGSMRALVKHHAGFGAELREVPIPVPGPDEVLIKVRATTICGTDVHIYRWDDWASARVKPPMVFGHEFSGEVVEVGAGVKHLSVGDHVSAETHIVCGHCPQCRRGEAHVCANTEIIGVHRTGCFAEYAVMPADNLWKNKKELPPEVASAMEPMGNAVHTALSGPIAGKSVAVIGCGPIGVMAVAVAKAAGASRVIALDLNEYRLDLARKMGADVQIHSGKQDPVRETEKWTEGRGVDVVLEMSGNATAIRQGFSMLTAGGRISMLGLPTGPVELDVSNEIVMKGIQVHGIVGRRMYETWQQTAAFLESGQVDLEPMITHRFSLEEFEKGFEQMMSGHSGKVVLYP
- a CDS encoding glycine C-acetyltransferase; amino-acid sequence: MKGFEYLEKEIQEWKDRGTYRPLTEVESEQGSKVRINGREVIQLSSNNYLGLTTHPRLKRAALEAVEGYGAGTGSVRTIAGTFSMHEEFEAKLARFKHTEAALVFQSGFTANVGVLSSILSEQDVVISDALNHASIIDGIRLTKAARRIYRHADLEDLEKALKETQTARTRLVVTDGVFSMDGDVAPLPEIVELCEKYGALVMVDDAHASGVMGRNGRGTVDHFDLNGRVHIQVGTLSKAVGVLGGYVAGPSVLRDYLIHRARPFLFSTSHPPAVTAACSAAIDVLLDEPQLVDRLWENTRFFKEGLTRLGFDTGKSETPITPVMVGDDALAMKFSDTLLQEGVYAQGIVFPTVAKGQARVRTIVTAGHSKEDLEQALTAFERAGKKLGII
- a CDS encoding 2-oxoacid:acceptor oxidoreductase subunit alpha, encoding MIKQLSWKVGGQQGEGIDSTGEIFSTALNRLGYYLYGYRHFSSRIKGGHSNTKIRISTRPIRSVSDDLDILVAFDQETIDLNAHELHADGVVLADSKFNPVLPEGIQARLFSIPFTGIAQDVGLAQMKNMVAVGASSALLGLPLEAFHSVIEGKFARKGEQVVEKNMQAIREGADRIQQECGGPLERLLLEESDRKKRLYMIGNDAIALGAIAAGARLMAAYPITPSSEIMEYLIKRLPEFGGTVVQTEDEIAAISMVIGANFGGVRALTASAGPGLSLMTEAIGLSGMTETPAVIVDTQRGGPSTGLPTKQEQSDINAMIYSTHGEIPKIVIAPSTVEECFYDTIQAFNLADRYQCPVILLSDLALSLGKQTVEPLDYNRIHIDRGKLVTDGEGLKELENSELFKRYEVTEEGVSPRVLPGVKNGLHHVTGVEHDETGRPSEQALNRKKMMEKRLRKLGQGIEFQDPVHIHARHAEPDLLIVGINSTRGVIQEGMERLEENGVKVNHLHIRQLLPFPTDQVKPLVDRAKKVVVVENNATGQLANLIKLHVGMGEKISHILKYDGNPFLPSEIYNQCKEMLVHGHV
- a CDS encoding tetratricopeptide repeat protein, whose product is MFGKLLTRARSLFKSSPSPAPEPVEPSQKSNPSTTVAVNSTAPEPPVEPSEETERETDGTKEKTLRYEEGDFTFTMPLEEEERLVLQEARKKYEEAKLQMKDDDSPWEMNQLKHLKAMQYWCLQIYYRDRAQHFYKRREEDPEALEMAVRYCEKQIAYAPMAIRANRMNPQTKGLPQHYGYKQLAIIHEKQGRFNDAIGLCKQALEEGWKGDWETRIRRLQQKRDRASSGN
- a CDS encoding 2-oxoacid:ferredoxin oxidoreductase subunit beta — protein: MATFKDFRNKVKPNWCPGCGDFSVLAAMQRAFASQGLEPEDVVLVSGIGCSGRISGYMNAYGFHGIHGRALPIAQGLKLANRDLTVVAAGGDGDGFAIGMNHTIHAIRRNVDITYIVMDNQVYGLTKGQTSPRSEMGFKTNSTPKGSIESALAPLEMAISAGAGFVAQGFSSDLKQLTRLIEEGLKHKGFSLINVYSPCVTYNKINTYDWFKEHLVNLDQEESYDPSNRMMAMQKLMETEGLVTGLIYQNKERPSYEELIPGFRESGLAKQDLRLEREKFDQLVAEFS
- a CDS encoding MBL fold metallo-hydrolase, translating into MKWTVLGCQSPFPGPGGGTPGYLLEVQGKKVLVDCGSGVLSRLGHHLAFHELDAVWLSHLHHDHIADFFVLQYAMLIAFRQGKRKEPLTVYAPSQPASWADKLNYSQVVRHHPIREGESYSFDGWSITLHRTEHGIPCYAMVIRSGERVLLYGADAGPGTRWISMCREPDLFVCEGSYLHRDTPDLPVGHHSVRQAGQAAREIGARRLLLTHLYPEIPLESLRREAADSYDGELLLAQPGMVVEL